The sequence below is a genomic window from Terriglobales bacterium.
GACTCGCGGTGATGATGGCGAAGTCACCGCTGCCGTTGAGAATACGTGCCGCTTCATCGGTGAGCGTGTATCCGATTCCCTGCGGAGTGGCTTGATTCACGAAGAAATCGCGCGCATCCGGCTCGGCGTCGGCATCCCAGGCAAGGACGCGAATGCTATGTGCTCGTGCTTTGCGCAGCACGGTGGAGATTGCCTGCTTGTTTTCGACGCTTACTGCAATTGCATCGACGGCGCGAGTGATCCAGGCTTCAACTACTTCGTTCTGCTTTGCGGGATCGAGATCCGTAGGGCCGTCCCAAATCAGATCGTCTCCGAGTTCGCGCGCGGCCTCTTCGGCGCCTTTCTCGCAACTGATGAAGTACGGATCTCCCTTTGCCTTCGGCATCATGGCAATCGTGAGCTTGCGGCCCACAGAGCTTTGCGTCGATGAAGACCCAGCAGCCCCATGCTGAAGCTGCTGGCGAATCGAACGCACCAGTGCCCAATTGCTGCCGGCGACAATCAAGGCACAGATCAGCATTACGCCGCTGAGAACCGCGACTTGCCAGTTTTTCAAATGGAACTCCTTCTCTTCAGTTTCTTCCGCGTGAACAGGGCGCGGCGGACGCCAGCGTCGCACTCCGTGCAGTGCGACGGTCGCTAACAGCAGTACGCCAGTTAAAACGCCGGTGAATTCCGCCGGCATTGCTCCCAGCCGCAATCCGTTTTGCAGAACGACGAGAGCGTACAAGCCCAGAATGGTACCGAGCACCGTCCCGCGCCCGCCAAAAATCGACGCTCCGCCGAGCACGACTGCGGTGATCGCAGTTAGCTCATAACCAGTGCCGGCGTCGGACTTCGCCTGGCCGACATGCGCCACATAGATGATTGCAGCCAGGCTGGAGGCAAATCCCGATGCGACATAGATAAGCGTGAGTCGCCGACGCACGGGTATACCTGCGAATCGCGATCCATCCGGCGAAAATCCAATTGCATACAGAGTCCGACCAAACGCGCTACGGTGTAGAACCCATGCAGTTGCAAGGGCTGCAACGGCCAGCACCAGCAACTGCGGAGGTAGGACCCCGGCGATGTAGCCTTGTCCAAAAAAGAGAAACTTGTGCCCGAATCCGGAGTAGTTTTCTATGCCGCGCGTTAGGCCGTCCGCAATTCCCCTGTAGAGAGAATAGGTTCCTAGCGTGACGATGAGCGATGGCAGGTTCAGGCCGCCGACAAGAGCGCCGTTCAGCAACCCGCACCCGCAGCCGACCATGAGCGTCAGAACGCTGGCTGCCCAAAGTGGGACATGAGCATCGCGCCAGAGCGCTCCCAATACTACGGCGCACAGGCCCAGCGCTGACCCAACCGAAAGATCGATTCCGCCGGTGATGATGATTGGGGTAAGCGCCAGCGCGAGCAGGCCGAGTTCAACGCTGAGCCGAACGATCTCGAACAAGTTCGCAACCGTAACAAAATTGTCCGAGACGAGTCCGAAGACGAGACATTCGCACGCCAGAACGACGAGCAGCGCCCATTCCCCGTTTGGGAACAAGCGGCGATGCAGCGGCACCGAGCGCTCAGGCGCTTCCGGCGCGGGAGAAGTCGAGGTGGACATGCTTTTGGATTCTGCTTACGGCCGCATCGGCAAAGACTGCGGTGAGAATGATCGCGCCTTGAATTGCTTTTTCCCAGAATGGATTGATTCCGGCAAACACCAGTGCAGTTCCGATGCTGCCGAGCAGCGCTGTTCCGAAAAGGGCGCCAATCACGGTTCCGCGTCCTCCTGTAATGGAGACGCCGCCGACCACGACAGCCGCAATGGCCTTTAGCTCGAGGCCGGTACCGAGGTTGCTGGGAATCGCCGAAAATCTTATCGCGTTGAGGAGAGCCGCCAGACCAGTAAGAGCGCCCATCAGTACGAAGCTGCCGAAGACAATGCTGCGCGGATCAATACCTGCCAACCGAGAAGCTTCGCGATCGCAGCCTACGGCGTACACAGCTCGTCCTCCGCTTAGGTGACGCAGAGCAACTGCGAAAACAATCAGCAGGATCAGCGCAAAACCAACGATCAGCGTTTCCCCGACGCGCTGCGAGAATCCAAACCATTGGAATCCTGCCGGCAGATTCTGCACCCATGCGCCCTGTGTAATCCAAAGCAAGCCATCGCGCCAGGCAATGTAGGTCGCGAGGGTAACGATGATGGAAGGCATTCCCACGCGGGCGACCAGCCAACCGTTGCATGCGCCGAGAATGGCTCCGATCGCGAGCGCCACCAGCGGAAGTACAAGAATGGGAACGCCGGCTTTTGCCAGCCATCCAAGCGCCACGCTGCACACCGCGAAGAGCGACCCAACGGAGATATCGATCTCGCCGGTGAGAATCACAATTGTCATTCCCAGCGCCACGATCAGAGTAGGAGCCGTATTGACGAGCAGATCGCGCAGATTCTGCGCGTCGAAGAAGTCAG
It includes:
- a CDS encoding substrate-binding domain-containing protein — its product is MSTSTSPAPEAPERSVPLHRRLFPNGEWALLVVLACECLVFGLVSDNFVTVANLFEIVRLSVELGLLALALTPIIITGGIDLSVGSALGLCAVVLGALWRDAHVPLWAASVLTLMVGCGCGLLNGALVGGLNLPSLIVTLGTYSLYRGIADGLTRGIENYSGFGHKFLFFGQGYIAGVLPPQLLVLAVAALATAWVLHRSAFGRTLYAIGFSPDGSRFAGIPVRRRLTLIYVASGFASSLAAIIYVAHVGQAKSDAGTGYELTAITAVVLGGASIFGGRGTVLGTILGLYALVVLQNGLRLGAMPAEFTGVLTGVLLLATVALHGVRRWRPPRPVHAEETEEKEFHLKNWQVAVLSGVMLICALIVAGSNWALVRSIRQQLQHGAAGSSSTQSSVGRKLTIAMMPKAKGDPYFISCEKGAEEAARELGDDLIWDGPTDLDPAKQNEVVEAWITRAVDAIAVSVENKQAISTVLRKARAHSIRVLAWDADAEPDARDFFVNQATPQGIGYTLTDEAARILNGSGDFAIITASLTAANQNEWIKYIKERLQRYPKLKLVTIQPSEGDRDRAFAETQNVLKVYPNVKLIMAIAAPAVPGAAEAVKQSGRKDVKVTGLSLPNMCKPYIKDGTIESIVLWNTNDLGYLTVEAADALVRGRLKHGDHQFQAGRLGTIQVEGDQIMLGKPFVFNKSNIDRFDF
- a CDS encoding ABC transporter permease — its product is MNFRQILSRGKRELPCVIAFAVLLLALALRAPDFFDAQNLRDLLVNTAPTLIVALGMTIVILTGEIDISVGSLFAVCSVALGWLAKAGVPILVLPLVALAIGAILGACNGWLVARVGMPSIIVTLATYIAWRDGLLWITQGAWVQNLPAGFQWFGFSQRVGETLIVGFALILLIVFAVALRHLSGGRAVYAVGCDREASRLAGIDPRSIVFGSFVLMGALTGLAALLNAIRFSAIPSNLGTGLELKAIAAVVVGGVSITGGRGTVIGALFGTALLGSIGTALVFAGINPFWEKAIQGAIILTAVFADAAVSRIQKHVHLDFSRAGSA